The DNA region CGACAGCCTGTATAATATGCTGCTTTTTGCCGCTTTGCTCGTCGGAACCGTATTTTTTATCGCCGCCGGCAGCTTCCTGTATTTCCGCCTGTATGCCGATCTTGACTATGACCGCAGGCATTATGCCACCATCTCGCGGCTCGGCATGACGGACAGGGAGTTTCGGCGAATCGTCACCGGACAGCTGGCGCTGCTCTTTTTCGTTCCGATCGGGCTTGCGATCACGCACAGCATCTTTGCGTTCATTGCGCTGCAAAGCTACTTCTATCTATCCATCGCGGCTGAGATGGGTATCGTGCTGCTGAGCTTCCTGATGATGCAGATCCTGTACTTCTACTTTATTCGAAGCCAGTATTTGCGCAAGCTGAAGCAGACCCTGATCTAAGGGGATCAGCGATCGACGCTCCCAGGCCTTTAACTATGTGAAAGAGGTGTAACTTTTGGAAAACTGGATTACGGATATTATGGAGCAATTCGGCTATGTCGGGATCTTCCTGATGATCGCCCTGGAAAACGTGTTTCCTCCGATTCCGTCCGAGGTAATTCTCACCTTCGGAGGGTTTATGACCACCTATACCAAGCTCAGCGTACCCGGCGTTATTCTTGCCGCAACCCTCGGCTCCGTCGTCGGAGCCGTCATCCTGTACGGTATCGGCCGCCTGCTGGACGTGGAGCGGCTGGAGAAGATCGTGGATCGCTGGGGACATATTCTCCGTGTGAAAAAAGAAGATATCCGCAAAGCGGATGCCTGGTTCGATAAATACGGCTACTGGACGGTGCTCTTCTGCCGCATGATTCCGCTGATCCGGAGCCTGATTTCCATCCCGGCGGGCATGTCCAACATGAAATTCGGCATGTTCCTCCTCTTCACCACGATCGGCACCTTGATCTGGAACGTCATTCTGGTCTCGGTCGGCGCCGCGCTTGGCGAATCCTGGGAAGATATCGTCGCCTTCATGGACGTATACTCCAATATCGCTTATGCTGTAATAGCTGTGGCCGTTATCGCATTCCTGATCATCTTTTTCCGCAAGCGCAGAAAATCCGCTTAACGGTACCAGGCACATGCCTATGGTACGTGAGGTTGGCATGACCGGTTGACCTTTCGGCTTCTTCATGCCATGAATCATTAACGACGCTGCATTTTTACATTTTTCATTTTTTTAAGTAAGGGAGAGACTTTAGGTCATGGATTTTTTAACTATCCTCAAAGCAATCATTCTAGGAATCGTCGAGGGACTGACCGAGTTCGCTCCCGTTTCCTCTACCGGCCATATGATCATCGTGGATGACATGTGGCTGAAATCCGAAGAGTTTCTTACGAAATACGTAGCCAACACCTTTAAGGTCGTCATTCAGCTCGGCTCGATCCTCGCGGTCGTTGTCGTGTTTAAAGATCGCTTTCTTGATCTTCTCGGCCTGAAGCGCAAAAAGCCCGAAGCCGGCGTTCCCGCCGGTACCGGGCGCCTGAAGCTGAGCCAAGTGATCGTCGGCTTGATTCCGGCGGGCGTGCTGGGCGTATTGTTTGAGGACTTTATCGACGAGCATCTGTTCTCGACGGAAACGGTGCTGATCGGTCTTGTCCTTGGGGCGATCTTTATGATCGTCGCGGACAAGATGAGCTCGAACAAGGAAGCGAAAATCGTATCGGTCG from Paenibacillus ihbetae includes:
- a CDS encoding undecaprenyl-diphosphate phosphatase is translated as MDFLTILKAIILGIVEGLTEFAPVSSTGHMIIVDDMWLKSEEFLTKYVANTFKVVIQLGSILAVVVVFKDRFLDLLGLKRKKPEAGVPAGTGRLKLSQVIVGLIPAGVLGVLFEDFIDEHLFSTETVLIGLVLGAIFMIVADKMSSNKEAKIVSVDQITYKQAFSVGLIQCLSLWPGFSRSGSTISGGVMLGMSHRAAADFTFIMAVPIMFGASLLSLLKNWEYFTLEALPFFIAGFLAAFVFALISIRFFLKLINRIKLVPFAIYRIVLAAVIALVLYL
- a CDS encoding DedA family protein, giving the protein MENWITDIMEQFGYVGIFLMIALENVFPPIPSEVILTFGGFMTTYTKLSVPGVILAATLGSVVGAVILYGIGRLLDVERLEKIVDRWGHILRVKKEDIRKADAWFDKYGYWTVLFCRMIPLIRSLISIPAGMSNMKFGMFLLFTTIGTLIWNVILVSVGAALGESWEDIVAFMDVYSNIAYAVIAVAVIAFLIIFFRKRRKSA